Genomic window (Allostreptomyces psammosilenae):
GCGCGCTCAACATCGGCGTCTTCTTCGCCACCCTCTTCATCGCCGCCTACCGGCTGCCCGGCGGCGTGGCGGCCGTCGCCGGGGCCGCCGCACCCCTGGTGGTGATGCTGCTGTCCACCGTGCTCCTCGGCCAGCGGCTCCGGCTGCGCCCCGCCCTGCTGGGCGTCGCCGCCCTCGGCGGCATCGCCCTGGTCGTGCTGCGGGCCACCGCCCGGCTCGACGCCGTCGGGGTCGCCGCCGCGCTCGCCGGCACCGTCTCCATGGCCCTGGCCACCGTGCTCGCCAAGCGCTGGGGCCCGCCCGCCGACGCCGGTGCCCTCGCCCTCACCGGCTGGCAGCTCACCGCCGGCGGCCTGCTGCTGCTCCCGGTCGCCGCCTGGACCGAGGGCGCCCCGCCCGCGCTCACCGCCGTCAACCTGGCCGGCTACGCCTACCTGGCGCTCCTGAACACGGCCCTGGCCTACTGGCTGTGGTTCCGCGGCATCGCCGCCCTCGGCGCCGTCCCGCTGTCCTTCCTGGGCCTGCT
Coding sequences:
- a CDS encoding EamA family transporter; its protein translation is MSASRATRQATLLAALAPISWGSTYLVTTELLPPDRPFFTGVARALPAGLLLLAVTRTLPRGAWWWRAPLLGALNIGVFFATLFIAAYRLPGGVAAVAGAAAPLVVMLLSTVLLGQRLRLRPALLGVAALGGIALVVLRATARLDAVGVAAALAGTVSMALATVLAKRWGPPADAGALALTGWQLTAGGLLLLPVAAWTEGAPPALTAVNLAGYAYLALLNTALAYWLWFRGIAALGAVPLSFLGLLSPLTAATLGWLLLGQTLTGWQLLGGAVALLGTVLAQLPAARRNPPPPPTQPAPRPPIPAHARTAA